A genomic segment from Polyangium mundeleinium encodes:
- a CDS encoding cytochrome c peroxidase — protein MGGPNPRLLFAFAIAIASPLACSSPKDTPDASAPAPSASQAIAPPASSAAPAPPKPLSPAEQQGSVIARSRQGDALFVADEDHKVLRRIPLPLAPGVAATEVPLPGAPAAVLPIDGAVLVTIRDPGLLLVLKPDASGALAEASRVPLPADAWGLAATSDARHAFVTSAWTHMVSKIDLVTGKVVWSADVAREPRGIVVLGSGEILVSHLVGADVTHIGEESGAPVVTTIGVMPSPVRAPSGKKLHASLGYSLVTSPDEGRLFVARHAVGALARRSWFGQPTVDVVLLPGKIGRAAPEQLAATHVGGLPSQKSRVADLTMTADTPVSIPGRDKGPFTQPRAMVYRAKSDTLLVAGEGDDVVTELDAVALDPTLAIVRIFQVGQKYDPGYGAAGECGAPAGIALSADEDTAYVFCRATYDVVALDLTAPAPVDPIVRDRQALVHLADDTLSAEAQKGRRLFYNATDPILSGGLGCAGCHPEGRDDGHVWHEATFDTIDGLHTNFVGVYENIPDLAKAKGFPRRTPMLAGVVSAAGPYGWHGENADLGARVTAGMSLHRWGGMPQNIGGAAVGRASLVATFVREGLVPPPRENRELTDKEKRGRELFLNKGTKCAHCHVPETHYTDRTPYPLKRLPPVSGFDEESKQEFKTPSLRFVAGRAPYFHDGRVSTLEKLVELNGDRMGNTSHLSAEDREALVAFLKTL, from the coding sequence CGCCCGCACCGCCAAAACCCCTTTCGCCGGCCGAACAGCAAGGCAGCGTGATCGCGCGGAGCCGCCAGGGGGATGCTCTCTTCGTGGCCGACGAGGATCACAAGGTCCTTCGCCGAATCCCGCTCCCGCTCGCGCCGGGCGTGGCCGCGACGGAGGTTCCGCTCCCCGGCGCGCCGGCCGCGGTCCTTCCGATCGACGGCGCCGTGCTCGTGACGATTCGCGATCCCGGCCTGCTCCTCGTGCTCAAGCCCGACGCGTCCGGCGCCCTCGCCGAGGCGAGCCGCGTGCCTTTGCCCGCGGATGCATGGGGCCTCGCGGCGACGTCGGACGCGCGCCACGCGTTCGTGACGAGCGCGTGGACGCACATGGTTTCAAAGATCGATCTCGTGACAGGAAAGGTCGTGTGGTCGGCGGACGTCGCGCGTGAGCCGCGCGGCATCGTGGTGCTCGGGAGCGGCGAGATCCTCGTGAGCCACCTCGTGGGCGCGGACGTGACGCACATCGGCGAAGAATCCGGCGCGCCGGTCGTGACGACGATCGGCGTGATGCCCTCGCCCGTGCGCGCGCCGTCGGGCAAGAAGCTCCACGCTTCGCTCGGATATTCGCTCGTGACCTCGCCCGACGAGGGTCGGCTCTTCGTGGCGCGGCACGCGGTGGGCGCGCTCGCGCGGCGCTCGTGGTTCGGGCAGCCGACGGTGGACGTCGTGCTCCTGCCCGGAAAAATTGGCCGCGCCGCGCCGGAGCAGCTCGCCGCGACGCACGTGGGCGGACTGCCTTCGCAAAAGAGCCGGGTCGCGGATCTGACGATGACCGCGGACACGCCTGTGTCGATCCCGGGCCGCGACAAGGGCCCGTTCACGCAGCCGCGCGCCATGGTCTACCGCGCGAAATCCGACACGCTGCTCGTCGCGGGCGAGGGCGACGACGTCGTCACCGAGCTCGACGCGGTCGCGCTCGATCCGACGCTCGCGATCGTTCGTATCTTCCAGGTGGGCCAGAAATACGACCCAGGATACGGCGCGGCCGGTGAATGCGGCGCGCCCGCGGGAATCGCGCTCTCGGCCGACGAGGATACGGCGTACGTGTTCTGCCGCGCGACCTACGACGTGGTCGCGCTCGACCTCACCGCGCCGGCGCCTGTGGATCCTATCGTGCGGGATCGACAAGCCCTCGTGCACCTCGCCGACGACACCCTCTCGGCCGAGGCGCAAAAAGGGCGGCGGCTCTTCTACAACGCGACGGATCCCATTCTGAGCGGCGGCCTCGGCTGCGCGGGTTGCCACCCCGAGGGGCGCGACGACGGGCACGTCTGGCACGAGGCCACGTTCGACACGATCGACGGGCTGCATACGAACTTCGTGGGCGTCTACGAAAACATCCCCGACCTGGCCAAGGCCAAAGGTTTTCCGCGCCGAACCCCCATGCTCGCGGGCGTCGTGAGCGCGGCGGGCCCTTATGGCTGGCACGGCGAAAACGCGGACCTCGGCGCGCGCGTCACGGCCGGCATGAGCCTGCATCGCTGGGGCGGCATGCCGCAGAACATTGGCGGCGCCGCGGTGGGGCGCGCCTCGCTCGTGGCCACGTTCGTGCGCGAGGGCCTCGTCCCGCCCCCGCGGGAGAACCGCGAGCTCACCGACAAGGAAAAACGCGGGCGCGAGCTCTTCCTCAACAAAGGCACGAAATGCGCCCACTGCCACGTGCCGGAGACGCATTACACGGATCGCACGCCGTATCCGCTGAAGCGCCTGCCGCCCGTGAGCGGCTTCGACGAGGAGTCGAAGCAGGAGTTCAAGACGCCCTCGCTTCGGTTCGTCGCCGGCAGGGCGCCTTATTTCCACGACGGCCGCGTCTCGACGCTCGAAAAGCTCGTCGAGCTGAACGGCGATCGTATGGGCAACACGAGCCATCTTTCCGCCGAGGACCGCGAGGCCCTCGTCGCCTTCCTGAAGACCTTATGA